The DNA window TGCGGCTATATCCACGAAGGGGTTTTTCCTCCGGAAGTTTGCCCTGTTTGCGGGGCGCACAAGTACCAGTTTATTCTCTACGAAAAACTGCCGGATGCCCTGGAGAAAAAATTGAAGGAGGCTTTTGCCGGAGAATCAAAGGCTCACCTGCGCAACCTGGCCTTCGCCAGAAAAGCAGAGGAGGACGGGTTCCCTCAGATTGCCAGGCTCTTCCGCGCAGTGGCTGAGGCCGAGAGAGTCCACGCCGATGAGGATCTTAAGTACCTGGAAGGGGTGATAGGGGAAACCGAGGATAATCTGAAAGCGGCTTTTGAAAGCGAGATCAAAGCCAAAACGGACATCTATCCTGCTTTCATCCAGGAAGCCTTCGCCCTCAAGAGGGAGGATGTGGCCTGGAGTTTCAGCCGCTCCCGGGATGTGGAAGATAGGCACGCGAAACTCTATAAAGATGCCCTGGCTGCCATGATCAAAGACCAGGAAACGCTATACCACGTCTGCCAAGTATGCGGGTACGTTTTTGACGGCGATTTGCCCGAGGTATGTCCGGTATGCCGGGCGACCAAAGAGAATTTCAAGAAGATGGTTTAAACCAACGGACCCTCTTTCGGAAAAGATCCATGCTCTTTTGAGCTATCGCCGAAACGGAGCACGACTTTCGAGTCATCAAATAGCTTGACAGGCTAACAGAAAAGCCATTATATTTTCAGATAAAAATTTATATTCCCTAAAAAAGGCGATTCACCACAGAGGGCCCAGAGAAATTTTAAGATA is part of the Deltaproteobacteria bacterium genome and encodes:
- a CDS encoding ferritin family protein; its protein translation is MDKKWKCTVCGYIHEGVFPPEVCPVCGAHKYQFILYEKLPDALEKKLKEAFAGESKAHLRNLAFARKAEEDGFPQIARLFRAVAEAERVHADEDLKYLEGVIGETEDNLKAAFESEIKAKTDIYPAFIQEAFALKREDVAWSFSRSRDVEDRHAKLYKDALAAMIKDQETLYHVCQVCGYVFDGDLPEVCPVCRATKENFKKMV